The following proteins are co-located in the Streptosporangium brasiliense genome:
- a CDS encoding ABC transporter ATP-binding protein — MSSLQGIERSALATVRHGLSLTPEFRKGLAGTLVLAVLATLGKVIVPIAVQQTIDRGLKGTVPDLPYIRAAVLLCAAAVVLTALCAYLMNVRLYKATETSLAGLRVRGFRHVHDLSVLTQNSERRGALVSRVTGDVDQISVFMQWGGLMIIIALGQLLVATVLMFVYSWQLALLVWLCFLPLIVVLPRFQRWLSGAYTLVRERTGDMLAAVSESVVGAAVIRAHGSESRTAGRLDSAIDANRAAQARTQRIVATVFPLTEIVASVAIAGVVLLGVRLGIGGEITAGRLIAFLFLITLFVSPLQIATEVLNEAQNAVAGWRRVLGVLDTPPDVADPGQDGVELPRGPISVSFEEVGFAYPGGAPVLREVSVDIPPRSRIAVVGETGSGKTTFAKLLTRLMDPVSGRVTVDGADLRTVRFSSLRERIVMVPQDGFLFDGTLEDNIRFGRPSATEAEIRLAMTELGLADWLEGLPAGLSTQVGQRGESLSAGERQLVALARAYLADPDLLLLDEATSAVDPATEVRLARALEGVTRGRTAISIAHRLSTAEAADEVLVFDRGRIVQRGPHAELVEEPGVYADLHASWVSAARS; from the coding sequence GTGAGCTCGCTGCAGGGGATCGAACGGTCGGCGCTGGCCACCGTCCGGCACGGGCTGTCGCTCACGCCGGAGTTCCGCAAAGGACTGGCCGGGACGCTCGTGCTGGCCGTGCTGGCCACGCTGGGCAAGGTGATCGTACCGATCGCCGTCCAGCAGACCATCGACCGGGGACTCAAGGGGACGGTCCCGGACCTGCCCTACATCCGCGCCGCCGTGCTGCTGTGCGCCGCGGCCGTGGTGCTCACCGCGCTGTGCGCGTACCTGATGAACGTCCGCCTCTACAAGGCCACCGAGACCTCCCTGGCCGGGCTGCGGGTGCGCGGTTTCCGGCACGTGCACGACCTGTCGGTGCTCACCCAGAACTCCGAGCGGCGCGGCGCCCTGGTCTCCCGGGTCACCGGCGACGTGGACCAGATCAGCGTGTTCATGCAGTGGGGCGGACTGATGATCATCATCGCCCTGGGGCAGCTCCTGGTCGCCACCGTGCTGATGTTCGTCTACTCCTGGCAGCTCGCCCTGCTGGTCTGGCTCTGTTTCCTGCCGCTCATCGTCGTGCTGCCACGCTTCCAGCGCTGGCTGTCGGGCGCCTACACGCTGGTCCGCGAGCGCACCGGCGACATGCTCGCCGCCGTCAGCGAGTCGGTCGTGGGCGCGGCGGTGATCCGGGCCCACGGCTCGGAGTCCCGTACGGCGGGGCGGCTGGACAGCGCGATCGACGCCAACCGGGCCGCGCAGGCCCGCACGCAGCGGATCGTCGCGACGGTGTTCCCGCTGACCGAGATCGTCGCGTCGGTGGCCATCGCCGGCGTGGTGCTGCTCGGCGTGCGGCTGGGCATCGGAGGCGAGATCACCGCCGGGCGCCTGATCGCCTTCCTGTTCCTGATCACGCTGTTCGTCTCGCCCCTGCAGATCGCCACCGAGGTGCTCAACGAGGCGCAGAACGCGGTCGCCGGCTGGCGGCGCGTCCTCGGCGTCCTCGACACCCCGCCCGACGTCGCCGACCCCGGCCAGGATGGCGTCGAGCTGCCGCGCGGCCCCATCTCGGTCTCCTTCGAGGAGGTCGGCTTCGCCTACCCCGGCGGGGCCCCGGTGCTCCGGGAGGTGTCGGTGGACATCCCGCCGCGCTCGCGGATCGCGGTGGTGGGCGAGACGGGTTCGGGCAAGACGACCTTCGCCAAGCTGCTCACCCGGCTGATGGACCCCGTCTCCGGCCGGGTCACCGTGGACGGTGCGGACCTGCGCACGGTCCGCTTCTCCTCGCTGCGCGAGCGGATCGTCATGGTGCCGCAGGACGGCTTCCTGTTCGACGGCACCCTGGAGGACAACATCCGCTTCGGCCGCCCGTCGGCGACCGAGGCGGAGATCCGGCTGGCCATGACCGAACTGGGGCTCGCCGACTGGCTGGAGGGCCTGCCCGCGGGCCTGTCCACCCAGGTCGGCCAGCGCGGGGAGTCGCTGTCGGCGGGCGAACGCCAGCTCGTGGCGCTGGCCCGCGCCTACCTGGCCGACCCCGATCTGCTCCTGCTGGACGAGGCCACCTCCGCGGTGGACCCGGCGACGGAGGTACGGCTGGCCCGCGCGCTGGAGGGCGTCACCCGGGGCCGTACCGCCATCTCCATCGCCCACCGGCTGTCCACCGCCGAGGCCGCCGACGAGGTGCTCGTCTTCGACCGGGGCCGGATCGTGCAGCGGGGCCCGCACGCCGAGCTCGTCGAGGAGCCCGGCGTCTACGCCGACCTGCACGCCTCCTGGGTCTCGGCGGCCCGCTCCTAG